One window of the Syngnathus typhle isolate RoL2023-S1 ecotype Sweden linkage group LG21, RoL_Styp_1.0, whole genome shotgun sequence genome contains the following:
- the LOC133145049 gene encoding histidine ammonia-lyase-like isoform X4: MLQENLIHSHSAGVGSPLSVERTRMLLVQRINVLAKGYSGISMETLDDIIKAFNASCLSWVPEKGTLGASGDLAPLAHLALGLMGEGRMWSPQSGWAQAKAVLEGHGLKPLVLKPKEGLALINGTQMISSLGAEAVERALAIARQADVVAALTLEALRGSVRPFHPAIHAVKPHPGQKEVAERLCALLDSPVFPSQISESHRSCNRVQDAYTLRCIPQVHGIVNDTIKFVQMIISTEMNSATDNPLVFAEMNEVISGGNFHGEYPAKALDYLAIGVHELANLSERRIERLMNPPLSELPAFLVQDGGLNSGFMIAHCTAAALVSESKALCHPSSVDSLSTSAATEDHVSMGGWAARKALTIVEHVEQVLAIELLAACQALEFLRPLETTAPLERVYRLVRSVVSAWDKDRIMSHDIEVAHTLLRQQKVWAEIQPYMDKYRNKMKE, from the exons aTGTTGCAAGAGAATCTTATTCACTCCCACAGTGCTG GTGTGGGTTCCCCGTTGAGCGTGGAGAGAACACGGATGCTGCTGGTGCAGAGGATCAATGTCCTGGCTAAAGGCTACAGCGGGATCTCCATGGAAACActcgatgacatcatcaaagcTTTCAATG CATCCTGCCTGTCCTGGGTACCAGAGAAAGGCACGCTGGGGGCGAGCGGCGACCTGGCCCCCCTGGCCCACCTGGCGCTGGGTTTGATGGGGGAGGGCAGAATGTGGTCGCCACAAAGCGGTTGGGCCCAGGCCAAGGCG GTGCTGGAAGGACATGGTCTCAAACCTCTTGTGCTGAAGCCAAAAGAG GGCTTAGCTCTGATCAACGGCACTCAGATGATCTCATCTCTGGGAGCGGAGGCTGTGGAGCGGGCGTTGGCCATCGCCAGACAAGCTGATGTCGTCGCCGCTTTAACTTTAGAGGCCCTGAGAGGAAGCGTGCGACCTTTCCATCCCG CCATACATGCGGTGAAACCACATCCTGGACAGAAGGAAGTGGCCGAGAGGCTGTGCGCTCTTTTGGACTCCCCCGTTTTCCCTTCCCAGATTTCAG AAAGTCACAGATCCTGCAACCGTGTCCAGGATGCCTACACACTGCGTTGCATCCCACAG GTTCATGGAATTGTGAATGACACCATCAAGTTTGTCCAGATGATCATTTCAACGGAGATGAACAGTGCCACTGACAACCCT CTGGTCTTTGCTGAGATGAATGAGGTCATTTCTGGAGGGAATTTCCACGGAGAGTATCCTGCTAAG GCACTGGACTACCTGGCCATCGGTGTGCACGAGCTGGCCAATTTAAGCGAGAGGAGGATCGAAAGGCTGATGAACCCGCCTCTCAGCGAGCTGCCGGCTTTCTTGGTCCAAGATGGAGGCTTGAACTCGGGCTTCATGATCGCACACTGTACCGCCGCTGCTTTGG TTTCCGAGTCCAAGGCTCTGTGTCACCCGTCCTCCGTTGACTCCCTATCCACCAGTGCCGCCACGGAAGACCACGTGTCCATGGGCGGCTGGGCTGCCCGCAAAGCTCTCACAATCGTGGAGCATGTAGAGCAAG TGTTGGCCATCGAGCTGCTGGCTGCCTGTCAGGCTCTGGAGTTCCTACGTCCACTCGAGACCACTGCACCTCTGGAGAGGGTCTACCGGCTTGTCCGCTCTGTCGTCAG TGCTTGGGATAAAGATCGCATCATGAGCCATGATATCGAGGTGGCTCACACACTCCTCAGACAGCAAAAG GTGTGGGCTGAGATTCAACCATACATGGACAAATACCGAAACAAGATGAAAGAATGA
- the LOC133145049 gene encoding histidine ammonia-lyase-like isoform X1, with amino-acid sequence MHCVSVCVRGDWFRVPIGVPSPSIRSLGSAALQRHRRGKNLERDESEFVVRRCRGGELLDHDDCAAAILDHNDFIQLILADEDDELGFSPLATSVPDYQEPTEFLSLDGNSLTTADLVALGQGLFKVKLTPEAVDRVIKCRAVIDGFLKEGKVVYGVNTGFGKFAHTLIPNDQLVMLQENLIHSHSAGVGSPLSVERTRMLLVQRINVLAKGYSGISMETLDDIIKAFNASCLSWVPEKGTLGASGDLAPLAHLALGLMGEGRMWSPQSGWAQAKAVLEGHGLKPLVLKPKEGLALINGTQMISSLGAEAVERALAIARQADVVAALTLEALRGSVRPFHPAIHAVKPHPGQKEVAERLCALLDSPVFPSQISESHRSCNRVQDAYTLRCIPQVHGIVNDTIKFVQMIISTEMNSATDNPLVFAEMNEVISGGNFHGEYPAKALDYLAIGVHELANLSERRIERLMNPPLSELPAFLVQDGGLNSGFMIAHCTAAALVSESKALCHPSSVDSLSTSAATEDHVSMGGWAARKALTIVEHVEQVLAIELLAACQALEFLRPLETTAPLERVYRLVRSVVSAWDKDRIMSHDIEVAHTLLRQQKVWAEIQPYMDKYRNKMKE; translated from the exons ATGCATTGCGTGTCTGTCTGTGTTCGAGGTGATTGGTTTAGGGTGCCCATCGGGGTTCCCTCACCCTCCATCCGGTCACTCGGCTCTGCGGCCCTGCAACGCCATCGCAGGGGAAAAAATCTGGAACGCGATGAGTCGGAGTTCGTCGTCCGCCGGTGTCGAGGAGGCGAGCTACTGGACCATGATGACTGCGCGGCGGCCATTCTAGACCACAACGACTTTATTCAATTAA TATTGGCGGATGAAGATGACGAGCTTGGTTTCTCTCCACTGGCCACCTCTGT GCCAGACTATCAGGAGCCCACAGAG TTCCTCTCTCTGGATGGCAACAGTCTGACCACAGCAGATCTGGTGGCTTTAGGCCAAGGCTTGTTCAAAGTAAAG TTAACCCCAGAAGCAGTGGACAGGGTCATCAAATGCAGAGCAGTGATTGATGGCTTTCTAAAGGAAGGAAAAG TTGTGTATGGAGTCAACACAGGCTTTGGTAAATTTGCTCACACGCTCATACCGAATGATCAACTTGT gaTGTTGCAAGAGAATCTTATTCACTCCCACAGTGCTG GTGTGGGTTCCCCGTTGAGCGTGGAGAGAACACGGATGCTGCTGGTGCAGAGGATCAATGTCCTGGCTAAAGGCTACAGCGGGATCTCCATGGAAACActcgatgacatcatcaaagcTTTCAATG CATCCTGCCTGTCCTGGGTACCAGAGAAAGGCACGCTGGGGGCGAGCGGCGACCTGGCCCCCCTGGCCCACCTGGCGCTGGGTTTGATGGGGGAGGGCAGAATGTGGTCGCCACAAAGCGGTTGGGCCCAGGCCAAGGCG GTGCTGGAAGGACATGGTCTCAAACCTCTTGTGCTGAAGCCAAAAGAG GGCTTAGCTCTGATCAACGGCACTCAGATGATCTCATCTCTGGGAGCGGAGGCTGTGGAGCGGGCGTTGGCCATCGCCAGACAAGCTGATGTCGTCGCCGCTTTAACTTTAGAGGCCCTGAGAGGAAGCGTGCGACCTTTCCATCCCG CCATACATGCGGTGAAACCACATCCTGGACAGAAGGAAGTGGCCGAGAGGCTGTGCGCTCTTTTGGACTCCCCCGTTTTCCCTTCCCAGATTTCAG AAAGTCACAGATCCTGCAACCGTGTCCAGGATGCCTACACACTGCGTTGCATCCCACAG GTTCATGGAATTGTGAATGACACCATCAAGTTTGTCCAGATGATCATTTCAACGGAGATGAACAGTGCCACTGACAACCCT CTGGTCTTTGCTGAGATGAATGAGGTCATTTCTGGAGGGAATTTCCACGGAGAGTATCCTGCTAAG GCACTGGACTACCTGGCCATCGGTGTGCACGAGCTGGCCAATTTAAGCGAGAGGAGGATCGAAAGGCTGATGAACCCGCCTCTCAGCGAGCTGCCGGCTTTCTTGGTCCAAGATGGAGGCTTGAACTCGGGCTTCATGATCGCACACTGTACCGCCGCTGCTTTGG TTTCCGAGTCCAAGGCTCTGTGTCACCCGTCCTCCGTTGACTCCCTATCCACCAGTGCCGCCACGGAAGACCACGTGTCCATGGGCGGCTGGGCTGCCCGCAAAGCTCTCACAATCGTGGAGCATGTAGAGCAAG TGTTGGCCATCGAGCTGCTGGCTGCCTGTCAGGCTCTGGAGTTCCTACGTCCACTCGAGACCACTGCACCTCTGGAGAGGGTCTACCGGCTTGTCCGCTCTGTCGTCAG TGCTTGGGATAAAGATCGCATCATGAGCCATGATATCGAGGTGGCTCACACACTCCTCAGACAGCAAAAG GTGTGGGCTGAGATTCAACCATACATGGACAAATACCGAAACAAGATGAAAGAATGA
- the LOC133145049 gene encoding histidine ammonia-lyase-like isoform X3, translating to MHCVSVCVRGDWFRVPIGVPSPSIRSLGSAALQRHRRGKNLERDESEFVVRRCRGGELLDHDDCAAAILDHNDFIQLILADEDDELGFSPLATSVPDYQEPTEFLSLDGNSLTTADLVALGQGLFKVKLTPEAVDRVIKCRAVIDGFLKEGKGVGSPLSVERTRMLLVQRINVLAKGYSGISMETLDDIIKAFNASCLSWVPEKGTLGASGDLAPLAHLALGLMGEGRMWSPQSGWAQAKAVLEGHGLKPLVLKPKEGLALINGTQMISSLGAEAVERALAIARQADVVAALTLEALRGSVRPFHPAIHAVKPHPGQKEVAERLCALLDSPVFPSQISESHRSCNRVQDAYTLRCIPQVHGIVNDTIKFVQMIISTEMNSATDNPLVFAEMNEVISGGNFHGEYPAKALDYLAIGVHELANLSERRIERLMNPPLSELPAFLVQDGGLNSGFMIAHCTAAALVSESKALCHPSSVDSLSTSAATEDHVSMGGWAARKALTIVEHVEQVLAIELLAACQALEFLRPLETTAPLERVYRLVRSVVSAWDKDRIMSHDIEVAHTLLRQQKVWAEIQPYMDKYRNKMKE from the exons ATGCATTGCGTGTCTGTCTGTGTTCGAGGTGATTGGTTTAGGGTGCCCATCGGGGTTCCCTCACCCTCCATCCGGTCACTCGGCTCTGCGGCCCTGCAACGCCATCGCAGGGGAAAAAATCTGGAACGCGATGAGTCGGAGTTCGTCGTCCGCCGGTGTCGAGGAGGCGAGCTACTGGACCATGATGACTGCGCGGCGGCCATTCTAGACCACAACGACTTTATTCAATTAA TATTGGCGGATGAAGATGACGAGCTTGGTTTCTCTCCACTGGCCACCTCTGT GCCAGACTATCAGGAGCCCACAGAG TTCCTCTCTCTGGATGGCAACAGTCTGACCACAGCAGATCTGGTGGCTTTAGGCCAAGGCTTGTTCAAAGTAAAG TTAACCCCAGAAGCAGTGGACAGGGTCATCAAATGCAGAGCAGTGATTGATGGCTTTCTAAAGGAAGGAAAAG GTGTGGGTTCCCCGTTGAGCGTGGAGAGAACACGGATGCTGCTGGTGCAGAGGATCAATGTCCTGGCTAAAGGCTACAGCGGGATCTCCATGGAAACActcgatgacatcatcaaagcTTTCAATG CATCCTGCCTGTCCTGGGTACCAGAGAAAGGCACGCTGGGGGCGAGCGGCGACCTGGCCCCCCTGGCCCACCTGGCGCTGGGTTTGATGGGGGAGGGCAGAATGTGGTCGCCACAAAGCGGTTGGGCCCAGGCCAAGGCG GTGCTGGAAGGACATGGTCTCAAACCTCTTGTGCTGAAGCCAAAAGAG GGCTTAGCTCTGATCAACGGCACTCAGATGATCTCATCTCTGGGAGCGGAGGCTGTGGAGCGGGCGTTGGCCATCGCCAGACAAGCTGATGTCGTCGCCGCTTTAACTTTAGAGGCCCTGAGAGGAAGCGTGCGACCTTTCCATCCCG CCATACATGCGGTGAAACCACATCCTGGACAGAAGGAAGTGGCCGAGAGGCTGTGCGCTCTTTTGGACTCCCCCGTTTTCCCTTCCCAGATTTCAG AAAGTCACAGATCCTGCAACCGTGTCCAGGATGCCTACACACTGCGTTGCATCCCACAG GTTCATGGAATTGTGAATGACACCATCAAGTTTGTCCAGATGATCATTTCAACGGAGATGAACAGTGCCACTGACAACCCT CTGGTCTTTGCTGAGATGAATGAGGTCATTTCTGGAGGGAATTTCCACGGAGAGTATCCTGCTAAG GCACTGGACTACCTGGCCATCGGTGTGCACGAGCTGGCCAATTTAAGCGAGAGGAGGATCGAAAGGCTGATGAACCCGCCTCTCAGCGAGCTGCCGGCTTTCTTGGTCCAAGATGGAGGCTTGAACTCGGGCTTCATGATCGCACACTGTACCGCCGCTGCTTTGG TTTCCGAGTCCAAGGCTCTGTGTCACCCGTCCTCCGTTGACTCCCTATCCACCAGTGCCGCCACGGAAGACCACGTGTCCATGGGCGGCTGGGCTGCCCGCAAAGCTCTCACAATCGTGGAGCATGTAGAGCAAG TGTTGGCCATCGAGCTGCTGGCTGCCTGTCAGGCTCTGGAGTTCCTACGTCCACTCGAGACCACTGCACCTCTGGAGAGGGTCTACCGGCTTGTCCGCTCTGTCGTCAG TGCTTGGGATAAAGATCGCATCATGAGCCATGATATCGAGGTGGCTCACACACTCCTCAGACAGCAAAAG GTGTGGGCTGAGATTCAACCATACATGGACAAATACCGAAACAAGATGAAAGAATGA
- the LOC133145053 gene encoding nuclear transcription factor Y subunit beta-like has translation MDGDGATTDASQLGMAGEYIPSAHYVLQQDEDPDENMNDHDDGGVKENYREQDIYLPIANVARIMKNAVPQTGKIAKDAKECVQECVSEFISFITSEASERCHQEKRKTINGEDILFAMSTLGFDMYVEPLKLYLQKFREAMKGEKGMPGVSVGESLGEELTDETFTNPLPAGIITADGQQQNVMVYTTSYQQIPTVQQIQFS, from the exons ATGGATGGAGACGGTGCCACGACCGATGCCTCTCAGCTGGGCATGGCTGGGGAGTACATCCCATCCGCTCACTATGTGCTGCAGCAAGATG aggACCCAGATGAAAATATGAACGACCACGACGACGGTGGCGTGAAGGAGAATTACAGGGAGCAGGACATTTATCTTCCCATCGCCAACGTGGCTCGAATAATGAAGAACGCCGTCCCGCAAACTGGAAAG ATTGCGAAGGACGCCAAGGAGTGCGTGCAGGAATGCGTGAGCGAGTTCATCAGCTTCATCACGAgcgaggcgagcgagcgctgccACCAGGAGAAGCGCAAGACCATTAACGGCGAGGACATCCTGTTCGCCATGTCCACGCTGGGCTTCGACATGTACGTGGAGCCACTCAAGCTCTACTTGCAGAAGTTCCGAGAG GCAATGAAAGGGGAGAAAGGCATGCCTGGTGTGTCTGTGGGCGAAAGCCTTGGGGAGGAGCTCACGGACGAGACCTTCA CAAACCCTCTCCCAGCAGGAATTATAACAGCGGATGGTCAGCAGCAGAACGTCATGGTGTACACCACCTCGTATCAACAG ATTCCCACCGTACAGCAGATACAGTTTTCATGA
- the LOC133145049 gene encoding histidine ammonia-lyase-like isoform X2 yields MHCVSVCVRGDWFRVPIGVPSPSIRSLGSAALQRHRRGKNLERDESEFVVRRCRGGELLDHDDCAAAILDHNDFIQLILADEDDELGFSPLATSVPDYQEPTEFLSLDGNSLTTADLVALGQGLFKVKLTPEAVDRVIKCRAVIDGFLKEGKVVYGVNTGFGKFAHTLIPNDQLVMLQENLIHSHSAGVGSPLSVERTRMLLVQRINVLAKGYSGISMETLDDIIKAFNASCLSWVPEKGTLGASGDLAPLAHLALGLMGEGRMWSPQSGWAQAKAVLEGHGLKPLVLKPKEGLALINGTQMISSLGAEAVERALAIARQADVVAALTLEALRGSVRPFHPAIHAVKPHPGQKEVAERLCALLDSPVFPSQISESHRSCNRVQDAYTLRCIPQVHGIVNDTIKFVQMIISTEMNSATDNPLVFAEMNEVISGGNFHGEYPAKALDYLAIGVHELANLSERRIERLMNPPLSELPAFLVQDGGLNSGFMIAHCTAAALVSESKALCHPSSVDSLSTSAATEDHVSMGGWAARKALTIVEHVEQVLAIELLAACQALEFLRPLETTAPLERVYRLVRSVVSAWDKDRIMSHDIEVWAEIQPYMDKYRNKMKE; encoded by the exons ATGCATTGCGTGTCTGTCTGTGTTCGAGGTGATTGGTTTAGGGTGCCCATCGGGGTTCCCTCACCCTCCATCCGGTCACTCGGCTCTGCGGCCCTGCAACGCCATCGCAGGGGAAAAAATCTGGAACGCGATGAGTCGGAGTTCGTCGTCCGCCGGTGTCGAGGAGGCGAGCTACTGGACCATGATGACTGCGCGGCGGCCATTCTAGACCACAACGACTTTATTCAATTAA TATTGGCGGATGAAGATGACGAGCTTGGTTTCTCTCCACTGGCCACCTCTGT GCCAGACTATCAGGAGCCCACAGAG TTCCTCTCTCTGGATGGCAACAGTCTGACCACAGCAGATCTGGTGGCTTTAGGCCAAGGCTTGTTCAAAGTAAAG TTAACCCCAGAAGCAGTGGACAGGGTCATCAAATGCAGAGCAGTGATTGATGGCTTTCTAAAGGAAGGAAAAG TTGTGTATGGAGTCAACACAGGCTTTGGTAAATTTGCTCACACGCTCATACCGAATGATCAACTTGT gaTGTTGCAAGAGAATCTTATTCACTCCCACAGTGCTG GTGTGGGTTCCCCGTTGAGCGTGGAGAGAACACGGATGCTGCTGGTGCAGAGGATCAATGTCCTGGCTAAAGGCTACAGCGGGATCTCCATGGAAACActcgatgacatcatcaaagcTTTCAATG CATCCTGCCTGTCCTGGGTACCAGAGAAAGGCACGCTGGGGGCGAGCGGCGACCTGGCCCCCCTGGCCCACCTGGCGCTGGGTTTGATGGGGGAGGGCAGAATGTGGTCGCCACAAAGCGGTTGGGCCCAGGCCAAGGCG GTGCTGGAAGGACATGGTCTCAAACCTCTTGTGCTGAAGCCAAAAGAG GGCTTAGCTCTGATCAACGGCACTCAGATGATCTCATCTCTGGGAGCGGAGGCTGTGGAGCGGGCGTTGGCCATCGCCAGACAAGCTGATGTCGTCGCCGCTTTAACTTTAGAGGCCCTGAGAGGAAGCGTGCGACCTTTCCATCCCG CCATACATGCGGTGAAACCACATCCTGGACAGAAGGAAGTGGCCGAGAGGCTGTGCGCTCTTTTGGACTCCCCCGTTTTCCCTTCCCAGATTTCAG AAAGTCACAGATCCTGCAACCGTGTCCAGGATGCCTACACACTGCGTTGCATCCCACAG GTTCATGGAATTGTGAATGACACCATCAAGTTTGTCCAGATGATCATTTCAACGGAGATGAACAGTGCCACTGACAACCCT CTGGTCTTTGCTGAGATGAATGAGGTCATTTCTGGAGGGAATTTCCACGGAGAGTATCCTGCTAAG GCACTGGACTACCTGGCCATCGGTGTGCACGAGCTGGCCAATTTAAGCGAGAGGAGGATCGAAAGGCTGATGAACCCGCCTCTCAGCGAGCTGCCGGCTTTCTTGGTCCAAGATGGAGGCTTGAACTCGGGCTTCATGATCGCACACTGTACCGCCGCTGCTTTGG TTTCCGAGTCCAAGGCTCTGTGTCACCCGTCCTCCGTTGACTCCCTATCCACCAGTGCCGCCACGGAAGACCACGTGTCCATGGGCGGCTGGGCTGCCCGCAAAGCTCTCACAATCGTGGAGCATGTAGAGCAAG TGTTGGCCATCGAGCTGCTGGCTGCCTGTCAGGCTCTGGAGTTCCTACGTCCACTCGAGACCACTGCACCTCTGGAGAGGGTCTACCGGCTTGTCCGCTCTGTCGTCAG TGCTTGGGATAAAGATCGCATCATGAGCCATGATATCGAG GTGTGGGCTGAGATTCAACCATACATGGACAAATACCGAAACAAGATGAAAGAATGA